In Candidatus Chromulinivoraceae bacterium, the following proteins share a genomic window:
- a CDS encoding pyridoxamine 5'-phosphate oxidase family protein produces the protein MNADEINRQKVMQLATTKAGQPWVCSVYFVVDDGKFYWLSLPDRRHSRELAQNKKAAVTIAIKQSMPVIGLQAEGTVRTVRNLDEIERVLAVYVKKYKQGVNFVERFKKGENRHMLYCLTPREIMLFDESNLLDAPYKRITIDVMQLSSSALQRVGKVR, from the coding sequence GTGAATGCTGATGAAATTAACCGGCAAAAAGTTATGCAACTTGCAACGACAAAGGCGGGGCAGCCATGGGTATGTTCGGTATATTTTGTTGTAGATGATGGTAAGTTCTATTGGCTTAGTTTGCCCGATAGGCGCCATAGTCGGGAGCTCGCACAAAATAAAAAAGCGGCTGTGACGATAGCTATTAAGCAATCAATGCCAGTCATTGGGCTTCAGGCAGAGGGAACTGTCAGAACCGTCCGCAACCTTGATGAGATAGAACGTGTACTCGCAGTATATGTAAAGAAATACAAACAAGGTGTGAACTTTGTAGAACGCTTTAAGAAGGGTGAAAACCGGCACATGTTATATTGTTTAACGCCTCGTGAGATTATGCTGTTTGATGAGTCAAACTTGTTAGACGCACCGTATAAACGCATTACAATCGATGTTATGCAGCTTAGCAGCAGTGCTTTGCAACGCGTTGGCAAGGTTCGATAG
- a CDS encoding HAMP domain-containing sensor histidine kinase: MTGDEGFLKVKDGSPDSNGDLYFLLTAAHELKAPLALIRQLSLSLETGTISRSERERMFRQITLTSERALRLTTDLSRSSRLEDSLFELEPLNPRQLCEEVAHELTPLYKAKNRQIRVASRYRPILVVANRDLLRRIMLNFGDNALHYAEGTEPVELKISSHESGGKIRMGVRDYGPAVPPDIWQRLQSNLGTNTQTLHARPQASGLGLYVAGQFAAVMHGRIGATRHRDGATFYVDLVASSQLRLL, translated from the coding sequence ATGACAGGGGACGAGGGGTTCTTAAAAGTAAAAGACGGATCGCCAGATAGTAATGGTGATCTGTATTTTTTGCTCACCGCCGCGCATGAACTTAAGGCGCCGCTTGCTCTTATCCGTCAACTTTCACTTTCGCTAGAGACGGGGACGATCAGTAGATCCGAGCGGGAACGGATGTTTCGACAAATTACGTTAACAAGCGAGCGCGCTCTTCGGTTAACGACTGACTTGTCGCGTTCGTCGCGACTCGAAGATAGCTTGTTCGAGTTAGAACCACTTAATCCGCGTCAGTTGTGTGAAGAAGTCGCGCATGAACTGACGCCGCTTTATAAGGCGAAGAACCGACAGATTCGCGTCGCATCGCGGTATCGGCCTATATTGGTTGTAGCAAATCGTGATTTACTACGGAGGATTATGCTAAATTTCGGCGATAACGCGCTTCATTATGCAGAAGGTACGGAGCCGGTTGAATTAAAAATTAGTTCGCATGAAAGCGGTGGTAAAATCCGCATGGGGGTGCGTGATTATGGTCCCGCTGTTCCGCCAGACATATGGCAGCGTCTGCAGTCCAATCTGGGGACAAACACGCAAACGCTCCATGCACGTCCACAAGCAAGCGGTCTCGGGTTGTACGTAGCGGGTCAATTTGCTGCTGTAATGCACGGACGAATTGGCGCTACTAGACACCGCGATGGTGCTACATTCTATGTGGACTTAGTTGCGTCATCGCAGTTGAGGCTCTTATGA
- a CDS encoding DUF427 domain-containing protein produces MKAVWNNEVIAESPKEDLIKIEGNWYFPPKALHWEFFTESDHHTTCPWKGEASYYDIVVTGDTNEFGAWYYPEPKAGSTERAGKNFADYVAFWNGVEIHE; encoded by the coding sequence ATGAAAGCAGTATGGAATAACGAAGTTATCGCAGAATCACCTAAAGAAGATCTTATAAAGATTGAAGGAAACTGGTATTTTCCACCAAAGGCACTTCACTGGGAGTTTTTCACCGAAAGTGACCATCATACGACGTGTCCTTGGAAAGGCGAGGCAAGTTACTACGATATTGTGGTGACGGGTGACACTAACGAATTTGGCGCATGGTACTATCCAGAGCCAAAAGCAGGCTCAACTGAGCGCGCGGGCAAGAACTTTGCTGACTACGTGGCGTTCTGGAATGGTGTAGAAATTCATGAATAG
- a CDS encoding lysylphosphatidylglycerol synthase transmembrane domain-containing protein — MSFRAWLSVITLVLIAVIIFFSRHELLRAWELLGRVNIWILLLLIPGQILVYYTGGEMMFSYLRAKDSIKKISGPALAGMALEMNFVNHLLPSGGVSGVSYMSWRLGKYGVSSGRATMAQVVRYAMGFVAFIILLLIAVFIVTLDGSINRWIILMSSLLVTLMMGVLLAAVYLLSSPKRIVSFSSWTVRTINRIVRRATFGKKDRVLNKKQTEVFFMEMHEDYLALKHDKAILIKPLAWGLVFTALDVSLFLITFWALGAPVNPAPILIAYGVATIAGFFVVTPGGAGAYEAIMVAFLAVAGLDKGTAIAGIVLTRVILLLGTIVLGYLFYQRALLKYGK, encoded by the coding sequence ATGTCATTTCGAGCTTGGTTAAGTGTAATAACACTGGTTTTAATTGCGGTTATCATATTTTTCTCCCGACACGAGTTGTTGCGGGCTTGGGAGCTGCTAGGTAGGGTAAATATTTGGATCCTTCTTTTGCTAATCCCTGGCCAAATATTGGTTTACTATACGGGCGGTGAGATGATGTTTTCGTATCTGAGGGCGAAAGACTCTATCAAAAAAATATCCGGTCCGGCACTTGCTGGCATGGCATTGGAAATGAACTTTGTGAATCATCTACTACCTAGCGGCGGTGTGAGCGGCGTATCGTATATGTCATGGCGGTTAGGTAAATATGGGGTTTCGTCAGGTAGGGCAACGATGGCGCAGGTTGTGCGCTATGCGATGGGGTTTGTGGCATTTATTATTTTGCTTTTGATCGCGGTGTTTATTGTGACGCTGGACGGTAGTATTAACCGCTGGATTATTTTAATGAGTTCGTTACTTGTGACGCTCATGATGGGTGTTTTGTTGGCGGCAGTATATCTTTTAAGTAGCCCTAAGCGTATTGTGAGTTTTTCTAGCTGGACTGTACGAACAATTAACCGGATAGTACGTCGGGCGACATTCGGCAAGAAAGATCGGGTTCTCAATAAAAAGCAGACTGAAGTGTTTTTTATGGAGATGCATGAAGACTACTTGGCGCTGAAACATGATAAGGCGATTCTCATAAAACCGTTAGCATGGGGACTGGTATTTACTGCGTTAGACGTCTCGTTATTTTTAATTACATTTTGGGCTTTAGGCGCCCCAGTTAACCCAGCGCCTATTTTGATCGCCTATGGCGTCGCAACAATTGCTGGCTTCTTTGTAGTTACTCCGGGTGGTGCTGGTGCTTACGAGGCTATCATGGTAGCGTTTTTGGCGGTTGCTGGTCTCGACAAAGGAACTGCTATTGCGGGTATCGTTTTAACAAGGGTGATTTTGTTATTAGGGACGATCGTGCTGGGCTATCTATTCTACCAGCGAGCGCTGCTTAAATATGGAAAATGA
- a CDS encoding ribonuclease H, which produces MITYYTDGSCSPNPGPGGFAVIKNMQPEVLGAEADSTNIRMEGKALIAALKDADGAECEIYTDSEFWINVITKWSLGWERNGWKKKGGEIKNLDIVQEVCPLYRNSHAQLIWVRGHNNDPGNEMADEWANKAREKHLEEK; this is translated from the coding sequence ATGATTACGTATTATACCGATGGGAGCTGTAGTCCCAACCCTGGTCCTGGTGGCTTTGCCGTGATAAAAAACATGCAACCTGAAGTTTTGGGTGCTGAGGCGGACTCGACTAATATTCGCATGGAAGGAAAGGCGCTTATTGCTGCTCTAAAAGATGCTGATGGCGCCGAATGTGAAATCTATACTGACAGTGAGTTTTGGATTAATGTCATCACTAAATGGTCGCTTGGTTGGGAGAGGAACGGCTGGAAGAAAAAAGGCGGTGAGATCAAAAACCTCGATATAGTACAGGAAGTCTGTCCGCTATATCGTAACTCGCATGCGCAGTTGATTTGGGTACGCGGGCACAACAACGATCCAGGTAATGAGATGGCTGATGAATGGGCAAATAAAGCTCGCGAGAAACATCTAGAGGAAAAATAA
- a CDS encoding exodeoxyribonuclease VII small subunit, protein MSAQKPSIAEKTAKLDELVSWFDSDEFELEQALDRFKEAEKLATEIEHDLQALKNEVTIVKKRFDEV, encoded by the coding sequence ATGTCAGCACAAAAGCCTAGTATTGCAGAAAAGACAGCTAAACTTGATGAACTTGTATCGTGGTTCGACAGTGATGAATTTGAATTAGAGCAAGCGCTTGATAGGTTTAAAGAAGCTGAGAAATTGGCAACTGAAATTGAACATGACCTTCAGGCCCTAAAAAATGAAGTTACAATCGTCAAAAAGAGATTCGACGAGGTATAG
- a CDS encoding methyltransferase domain-containing protein, whose product MYIAILGRQPALGVGELEHLYGPDSVHWFSDQSATVSSTHFSLETLGGTQKAGRILIELSHADWRRASMKIVQTYSKEWAAKTGKITLGISAYGFEESSRDIQKTGIILKQKLKNSGVSLRLIPNTEAALSSATSHHNKLGSAPNKIELLILRARNGRVIIAESIGTQNITAYALRDQKRPKRDAFVGMLPPKLAQIMINLASPTSLPETSNDRSGEEPRLLDPFCGTGVVLQEAALMGYHVYGTDLADKMIEFSEANLKWLAESHNTTVSVDLHQGDAMEAKWQQPIDSVVCESYLGQPFSAPPSPAKLMQVKDNCNYIISAFLKNIGPQIAPGTPLCVAIPAWRNYQGEFTHLPLTRQLEHLGFSQYKFNNVKPEDLLYYREDQIVARELLVLIKS is encoded by the coding sequence ATGTATATTGCGATTTTAGGACGGCAGCCGGCACTCGGCGTTGGAGAACTCGAACATTTATATGGACCAGACAGCGTTCATTGGTTTTCAGACCAATCCGCGACAGTCAGTTCGACTCACTTTTCATTAGAAACACTGGGCGGCACACAGAAAGCTGGTCGCATTCTTATAGAGCTTTCGCATGCCGACTGGCGCCGTGCCAGCATGAAAATCGTCCAAACTTATAGTAAGGAGTGGGCAGCTAAAACCGGCAAAATCACACTCGGCATTAGTGCTTACGGATTTGAAGAATCGTCGCGTGATATCCAAAAAACCGGCATTATTCTCAAGCAAAAGTTAAAAAACTCTGGCGTCAGCCTTCGTCTTATTCCTAACACCGAAGCAGCTCTTAGTAGCGCCACCTCACACCACAATAAGCTTGGCTCCGCGCCAAATAAAATAGAACTGCTCATTCTTCGAGCACGTAACGGCCGAGTCATCATTGCCGAGAGTATCGGTACGCAAAATATTACCGCCTATGCCTTGCGTGACCAAAAACGGCCAAAACGCGACGCTTTCGTGGGCATGCTTCCTCCAAAGCTTGCTCAGATCATGATAAATCTCGCATCACCCACCTCTCTACCCGAAACCTCTAACGACCGCTCCGGAGAGGAGCCTCGTCTTCTCGACCCTTTCTGCGGTACAGGCGTCGTCCTGCAAGAGGCCGCACTCATGGGCTATCATGTTTATGGCACTGACCTTGCCGATAAAATGATTGAATTTAGCGAAGCAAACCTTAAATGGCTTGCGGAGTCACACAATACAACAGTTAGTGTCGACCTCCACCAAGGTGATGCTATGGAGGCCAAATGGCAGCAACCAATCGATTCCGTTGTATGCGAGAGCTACTTAGGACAGCCATTTAGCGCTCCTCCATCTCCAGCTAAGCTAATGCAAGTAAAAGACAACTGTAACTATATTATTTCAGCATTTCTAAAAAATATTGGCCCTCAAATCGCACCCGGCACCCCACTCTGCGTAGCGATCCCAGCTTGGCGCAATTATCAGGGAGAATTCACTCACTTACCGCTCACACGTCAGCTTGAACACCTAGGTTTTAGTCAGTATAAGTTCAACAACGTCAAACCAGAGGACTTGCTCTACTACCGCGAAGATCAGATTGTCGCACGCGAACTGCTCGTGCTCATAAAGTCTTGA
- a CDS encoding response regulator produces MTKTPYILIVEDDEWMAEHYQRTLAEAGFRSETVSNALAAIDSLDMTLPDALVLDLLLVGPNAFTLLHELKSHDDLSSIPVILCTTSASEIAEEDVKAYGICDVLDKAGMAPQDLVVAIKKVLL; encoded by the coding sequence ATGACGAAAACACCATACATTTTAATTGTAGAAGATGATGAATGGATGGCCGAGCACTATCAACGAACACTGGCTGAGGCGGGATTTAGGTCTGAAACAGTATCGAATGCGCTAGCAGCGATAGACTCGCTGGATATGACGCTGCCAGATGCTTTGGTTCTTGATTTACTACTTGTAGGACCTAATGCGTTTACTTTGCTACATGAGCTAAAATCACACGATGATCTTTCTTCAATTCCAGTTATCTTATGTACGACGAGCGCTAGTGAAATTGCTGAAGAGGATGTGAAAGCATATGGTATTTGTGATGTTTTAGATAAGGCGGGAATGGCGCCACAAGACCTTGTTGTTGCGATAAAGAAGGTGTTGCTATGA
- a CDS encoding glycine--tRNA ligase — MEEKSITLEDIVSLAKRRGFVYPGSDIYGGEAGMYDFGPNGVELLNNIKKSWWKANVYDRDDYVGIDSAIFKHPRVWEASGHVGGFSDPLAECKVCHTRIRVDKELGAIGVVADEKMSEEELNKLFDENRDKIKCPKCGNKDFSDVKPFNLLVKSNLGDFTGEDSRPVYLPGEACQGIYLNFKNVVDTMPVKIPFGIAQIGKAFRNEISPRNFLFRTREFEQADTQYFVKPHENKEVYERIKNERWQWYLSLGIKAGNLRWKQHENLVFYASDAWDIEYNYPTLGFDEIEGVHDRTDYDLTQHMKFSGTDLRYNDPTTNEKYIPWILETSMGMGRVFLAVLSDAYTVEKLENGESRTVLKLDPELAPVKYAVSPLLKNKPELVEKAREVYMILKKKYGAVMWDDNGNIGKRYRRQDEIGTPNCVVIDFQTLEDNTVTIRDRDTTTQTRVTIDSLQ; from the coding sequence ATGGAAGAAAAAAGTATTACACTAGAAGATATTGTCAGCCTTGCGAAACGCCGTGGTTTTGTTTACCCGGGCAGTGATATTTATGGTGGTGAAGCCGGAATGTATGATTTTGGGCCTAATGGCGTTGAACTACTCAACAACATTAAAAAATCATGGTGGAAGGCAAACGTCTATGACCGTGATGATTACGTTGGTATTGATTCGGCTATTTTTAAACACCCTCGCGTATGGGAGGCGTCTGGTCATGTTGGTGGTTTTTCTGATCCGCTTGCAGAGTGTAAGGTGTGTCACACTAGGATCCGCGTTGACAAAGAGCTCGGTGCGATTGGTGTAGTAGCTGACGAGAAGATGAGCGAAGAAGAGCTCAATAAATTATTTGACGAAAATCGTGATAAGATCAAATGTCCAAAGTGTGGCAATAAAGATTTTAGCGACGTAAAACCATTTAACTTGCTAGTAAAGTCTAATCTCGGAGATTTTACGGGCGAAGATTCTCGTCCTGTATATCTCCCTGGTGAGGCGTGCCAAGGAATTTACCTCAACTTTAAAAACGTTGTTGATACCATGCCAGTCAAGATTCCGTTTGGAATTGCACAAATCGGAAAAGCCTTTCGAAACGAAATTAGTCCACGCAACTTCTTGTTTCGTACGCGTGAGTTTGAACAGGCTGACACACAGTACTTTGTAAAACCACACGAGAATAAAGAAGTGTACGAACGTATTAAAAACGAGCGCTGGCAGTGGTATCTTTCACTTGGTATTAAGGCGGGGAACTTGCGTTGGAAGCAGCATGAGAACCTAGTTTTTTACGCCTCGGATGCGTGGGATATAGAATATAACTACCCAACACTTGGCTTTGACGAGATTGAGGGTGTTCACGATCGTACCGACTACGACCTTACTCAACACATGAAATTCTCTGGCACAGATTTACGTTATAATGACCCGACTACAAATGAAAAATACATTCCATGGATTCTCGAAACGTCAATGGGAATGGGTCGTGTGTTTTTGGCCGTGCTCAGTGATGCCTATACGGTTGAAAAACTTGAAAATGGTGAATCTCGTACAGTCTTAAAGTTGGACCCAGAGTTGGCCCCAGTTAAATATGCTGTATCGCCACTTCTTAAAAACAAACCTGAACTTGTTGAAAAAGCTCGTGAAGTATATATGATACTCAAAAAGAAGTACGGAGCTGTTATGTGGGATGATAATGGCAATATTGGTAAACGCTATCGCCGCCAGGATGAAATCGGTACACCAAACTGTGTCGTAATTGATTTTCAAACGCTTGAAGACAACACGGTAACAATCCGTGACCGCGATACAACCACGCAAACGCGCGTGACGATTGATAGTCTACAGTAA
- a CDS encoding inositol monophosphatase family protein, with the protein MIDEMKIAAKKAGAFMRSSTEREATEKSNIKDFVTVADIKSQNILRDELERAFPGVAILSEEDEESVRQKMYEVEFTGFVLDPIDGTYNFKRDMRESAISIGYIENGQSIRGVVYDPYREELYEAEIGKGALCNGISIHVSSQQVLEGASIATSNSYDDEAMSRNLRRHLAIYEQTGIMPWTSCPGSGVLILAWVACGRIDAYHHNGLKPWDNAAAFLVIREAGGTVHLLNESHDAPFTTNAMIAGTPSIIAKLEDVFATIEPLLLT; encoded by the coding sequence ATGATTGATGAAATGAAGATAGCTGCTAAAAAAGCAGGCGCATTTATGCGTTCGAGCACCGAGCGTGAAGCAACTGAAAAATCAAATATCAAAGATTTTGTAACCGTGGCGGATATTAAATCACAAAATATTCTGCGGGATGAACTTGAGCGGGCTTTTCCGGGAGTTGCCATTCTATCCGAAGAAGACGAAGAGTCGGTTCGGCAAAAAATGTATGAGGTGGAGTTTACGGGCTTTGTACTTGATCCAATTGATGGAACGTATAATTTTAAGCGAGATATGCGAGAATCTGCCATCTCCATCGGCTATATTGAGAATGGCCAGTCAATTCGCGGAGTCGTGTATGATCCATACCGTGAGGAGCTGTACGAGGCTGAAATAGGTAAGGGTGCACTATGCAATGGTATTTCAATTCATGTGAGTTCGCAGCAAGTGCTAGAAGGTGCGAGCATCGCAACGAGCAATAGCTATGACGATGAGGCGATGTCACGGAACTTACGGCGTCATCTTGCGATTTACGAGCAAACAGGTATCATGCCATGGACAAGCTGTCCCGGAAGTGGTGTGTTGATACTTGCATGGGTTGCATGCGGACGTATAGATGCCTATCATCATAACGGTCTTAAACCATGGGACAATGCAGCGGCTTTTTTGGTTATTCGTGAGGCTGGTGGAACTGTCCATTTATTGAATGAATCGCACGATGCACCGTTTACAACGAATGCAATGATTGCAGGAACACCTTCGATCATAGCCAAGTTAGAAGATGTCTTTGCAACGATTGAACCACTGCTACTTACGTAA
- the recO gene encoding DNA repair protein RecO has protein sequence MTTIRTQAIVLRRTNYGEADRILHLLTPEGKRNVMARGVRREKSKLAGGIELFAVSDVVISSGRGELGILTSARLIQFYRHILEDYDTMQFGYEVVKQVSRATETVDEPEWFEVLQEVFMGLDVKTIPRGVVEIWFYLRYATLLGRELSLTNDINGQKLSSDQVYLYDVGEQGLRAAVNGDLTADHIKFLRLVNAKSLKVLAQIGGIEPILPACLRTARQHAAIAL, from the coding sequence ATGACGACGATTCGTACGCAGGCGATCGTGCTGCGTCGTACGAACTATGGTGAGGCTGATCGAATCTTGCATCTTCTTACTCCTGAGGGAAAACGGAACGTTATGGCGCGTGGAGTGCGCCGTGAGAAAAGCAAGTTGGCCGGTGGTATAGAGTTGTTCGCGGTTAGTGATGTGGTTATCAGTAGTGGCAGGGGTGAACTGGGTATCTTAACTTCAGCAAGACTGATTCAATTTTATCGACATATTTTAGAAGATTACGATACTATGCAGTTTGGCTACGAAGTGGTTAAGCAGGTTTCGCGTGCTACGGAAACGGTTGACGAACCTGAGTGGTTTGAAGTTTTACAAGAAGTTTTTATGGGTCTTGATGTGAAAACAATTCCACGCGGCGTGGTTGAAATATGGTTTTATCTTAGGTATGCGACGCTTCTGGGGCGCGAATTAAGCCTCACGAATGATATTAATGGACAAAAATTAAGCTCTGATCAAGTTTATCTTTATGATGTGGGAGAGCAAGGACTGAGGGCGGCTGTAAACGGTGATTTAACTGCGGATCATATTAAGTTTTTACGCCTTGTGAATGCCAAGTCTCTAAAAGTTCTGGCGCAGATCGGTGGTATAGAACCAATTCTTCCGGCATGTTTAAGGACTGCCCGTCAACATGCGGCAATTGCTTTATAG
- a CDS encoding methyltransferase domain-containing protein produces the protein MMWGFWLFAAIVLLFGFVVFRGAPYVPSHRKEVERAFEDLYKVSSDDLVVDVGSGDGIILRLAVARGARAVGYELNPALVAIARFLSRKNKNVEVHLSDFWLVKLPLQTTLVYAFTVERDVRKLARKLQEEADRLGTSLHVITYGSSFHSVQPLKELGAHHLFVFHPLQRNKP, from the coding sequence ATGATGTGGGGCTTTTGGCTATTTGCAGCGATTGTATTACTATTTGGTTTTGTTGTGTTTCGAGGTGCGCCATATGTGCCGAGTCACCGTAAAGAAGTCGAACGAGCATTCGAAGATCTGTATAAAGTTAGTTCGGATGATCTAGTTGTGGATGTAGGGTCGGGCGATGGTATTATTCTACGGCTAGCTGTGGCACGAGGTGCCCGTGCGGTAGGATACGAATTAAACCCTGCGCTCGTGGCTATTGCTCGGTTTTTATCTCGGAAGAACAAAAATGTAGAAGTACATTTGAGCGATTTTTGGTTGGTAAAGTTACCACTGCAAACAACTCTTGTCTATGCATTTACAGTTGAACGTGATGTCAGAAAATTGGCTCGAAAGCTACAAGAGGAAGCCGACAGGTTAGGAACGTCGCTGCATGTTATAACATACGGTAGCTCGTTCCATAGCGTTCAGCCTTTAAAGGAACTCGGCGCACACCACCTCTTTGTCTTTCATCCTTTACAACGGAATAAGCCATAA
- a CDS encoding YrdB family protein, protein MNSLKMINLALSFLLELAMVVGFGVWGYHIGGMTLLKWVLGLGLPLIIMVFWGMFMAPQATQRLGWPWVPIIAGALFLLAALALYVTGYKTQGLIMAILALINMTLVFIWHQS, encoded by the coding sequence ATGAATAGCTTGAAGATGATAAACCTGGCGCTCAGTTTCTTACTGGAACTTGCAATGGTAGTAGGTTTTGGCGTATGGGGCTACCACATAGGCGGAATGACTCTTCTGAAATGGGTTCTTGGGCTTGGATTACCACTAATTATTATGGTTTTTTGGGGAATGTTTATGGCTCCTCAGGCTACTCAGCGTCTAGGTTGGCCTTGGGTACCAATTATTGCGGGAGCGCTTTTTTTGCTCGCAGCTCTTGCACTTTATGTGACGGGCTATAAGACGCAGGGTCTCATTATGGCTATTCTTGCTCTAATAAACATGACCCTTGTATTTATCTGGCACCAGTCTTGA
- a CDS encoding TspO/MBR family protein has protein sequence MSKINKLLISVIISLSAGVIGSLATVSAIPTWYSHLEKPLLNPPNWVFGPVWTALYILMGVSLYLVWTAVGKKKAKQQAYLAFAVQLLLNVLWSVMFFGLRNLWGGALVIVLLFVALAVTMILFRAFSRTAFWLLVPYIAWICFATYLNVSIAVLN, from the coding sequence ATGAGCAAGATCAATAAACTTCTTATATCAGTTATCATCTCTTTATCGGCAGGAGTAATAGGAAGCCTGGCGACCGTTTCAGCCATTCCAACCTGGTACTCACATCTCGAAAAACCGTTACTTAATCCGCCAAACTGGGTGTTTGGCCCTGTATGGACTGCGTTGTATATCCTGATGGGCGTCAGCTTGTATCTTGTATGGACAGCTGTTGGTAAGAAGAAAGCAAAGCAACAAGCGTACCTTGCGTTTGCTGTTCAACTACTCTTAAATGTTTTGTGGTCGGTCATGTTCTTCGGTCTGCGTAATTTATGGGGCGGGGCTTTGGTGATCGTGTTACTTTTTGTTGCACTTGCTGTGACGATGATTCTCTTTCGTGCTTTTTCTCGCACGGCGTTTTGGCTTTTGGTGCCGTATATAGCTTGGATCTGTTTTGCAACATACCTGAACGTTTCTATCGCGGTGTTAAACTAG
- the xseA gene encoding exodeoxyribonuclease VII large subunit, with protein MENEILLSVSDFIAIANQTLEYAFPTVAVEGEVASFKVNQGKYVFFDLKDKSGSISCFMTVWQLRLPIEDGMKVIVSATPKLTQWGKFSLTVRTVRPSGEGHLKKSFELLKAKLEKEGLFAQERKRQLPTIPRHIAVISSTDAAGYADFMKIVNDRWGGLKIDVAHVQVQGQAAPDQIIRALKYFNEQENLPEVIVIIRGGGSADDLSAFNDELLVREIASSRAPTLVGVGHEVDVSLADMVADVRAATPSNAAQILVPDRDEIVRSVRARIFTLLPRTEQAIDRWGKEVRGKIEAALESIDRRHERYEERLTQVRRVLVELDPRKVLARGYALVRGDIVVGGMIEIEKSDKLITAEVRNVSTKA; from the coding sequence ATGGAAAATGAGATTCTCTTAAGCGTCAGTGATTTTATTGCGATTGCAAACCAGACGCTTGAATACGCTTTCCCGACAGTTGCGGTTGAGGGAGAAGTTGCGAGCTTCAAGGTCAATCAAGGCAAGTATGTCTTTTTTGATCTGAAGGACAAGAGTGGCAGTATTAGCTGCTTTATGACTGTATGGCAACTCCGCTTGCCGATTGAAGATGGTATGAAAGTGATCGTCTCGGCGACTCCCAAGCTAACACAGTGGGGAAAGTTTAGTCTAACGGTTCGCACGGTTAGACCGAGCGGAGAAGGTCACCTAAAAAAGAGTTTTGAGTTGCTAAAAGCTAAGCTGGAAAAAGAGGGATTGTTTGCACAAGAACGCAAGCGACAGCTACCTACGATTCCACGGCATATCGCGGTTATCAGTAGTACAGATGCGGCTGGGTATGCTGATTTTATGAAAATCGTGAATGATCGCTGGGGTGGCTTGAAGATTGACGTTGCTCATGTGCAAGTTCAGGGTCAGGCTGCACCGGATCAGATAATTCGGGCTCTTAAGTATTTTAATGAACAAGAAAACCTACCTGAAGTTATTGTGATTATTAGAGGAGGCGGAAGCGCAGATGATTTGAGCGCGTTTAACGATGAACTGTTAGTACGCGAGATTGCTTCTAGCCGTGCGCCGACACTTGTGGGTGTGGGACACGAGGTTGATGTAAGTCTCGCAGATATGGTGGCTGATGTGCGTGCCGCGACGCCGAGTAATGCTGCACAGATTCTTGTACCAGATAGGGACGAGATTGTGAGGAGCGTCCGCGCGCGCATATTTACGTTGTTACCTCGAACGGAACAGGCGATAGACCGGTGGGGCAAAGAAGTGAGAGGCAAAATAGAAGCTGCACTTGAATCGATCGACCGACGTCATGAACGTTACGAGGAGCGGCTGACTCAGGTGCGACGAGTACTGGTAGAGCTTGATCCACGCAAAGTCCTTGCTCGCGGTTACGCACTAGTCAGAGGGGATATTGTCGTAGGTGGCATGATAGAAATTGAAAAAAGCGATAAACTGATTACAGCGGAGGTACGAAATGTCAGCACAAAAGCCTAG